The Risungbinella massiliensis sequence CCGACTCAAACGACCTGAAAGTTTTGCATTAAATATTGATGCCGCTACTGTATATGGGATTAGAATGGAAGAAAATCGGGTTGTGAAGAGATTGTTGGATAAAGACTATGCTTTTTCAAGTCCGTATAACTTGTACAAACAAAATCCAGAGTACCCAGAAAGCGGACTCCCGCCTGGACCAATTGCAAACCCCAGAATTCAATCACTAGAAGCGGTATTAAAGCCAGCCAAAAATTATAATGCTTATTTTTATCAGACTAAAATTGAAAATCCTGCAGAACACATATTTTTCGAAACCTTGGCTGAACATGAGGCTTATCGTAAGAAAAAAGCCGCATTACAATAGCTATAGCTTATAACATGATCTTAAAAAGAGTAATTCAATTCTAAAAAAGCCTCTTTTCATCGAATGATGGAAAGAGGCTCTTTTCTCATGATATGATTTCTTGATATGGTAAAATTTTTATATTCAAAATTTTTTAATTAAATGATAATATGGTATCAGTGTGTTAAAAGAGAATGAGAGAGGGGTATTCTAAAGTAGAAGGTTCCAATCTTAATTAACAATGTAATATGCATATATAAAAGATAAAAAAATGAAACCATGTTGGTTTTCGGTTGAGTTGTCCGTGTGGAGAGATTATCATATAGAGTAAGTGGACAAAAAGGAGTAGAACGAAATGAAAATTACAGTAAACCTTTCAAAAGAAGAATTAGATTTTTTAGAAGAAGCTGTACTACAATATCAAAGCTCACTACTGAAATCAGAAAATCCTGATCAAATTGTAGATAATGAGCTACGACTTTGCCGGAGAGTGGTAGAAGAGTTTGGTATGGAAAACATTGAAGAAGACATAGAAGAAAACATGCCCATGCCAAACCAATATCCTTTTTCACGCTAATGGACAAAATGCTCCCTGATATTTGTTAACTAATTAAACCGTCTTGATCCAAAAGACGGTATTTAACATACCAAAAAAGCTGCCAAAAACAGTAGGCAGCTTTTTTTGGTATGTTTTTAAAAGGTTTCCCAATAAATCACAATCAAAATCGCAGCTACAATAAAACGGTAGATAGCAAAAGGAATTAGTTTCACTTTGCCAATCAAGTTAAGGAAGAACTTGATGCAGAGTAGAGCTACGATGAAAGAGGTGATAAATCCTGTAATAAAGAATGGTAATACATCTAAGGTAAAGAACTCCCAATTTTTAATCAGGGATAGTGTGCTAGCTCCCATCATGATTGGGAGAGCCATGAGAAATGAAAATTCGGAAGCCGTGCGGTGAGAAGCTCCTAAGATGATCCCGCCTGAGATGGTTGCTCCTGAACGAGAGAAACCAGGCCACAAGGAGAAACATTGGAAAAGTCCCATCCCTAATGCTTGCTTCACTGTTAGCTGATCAAGGCTGGCTGCGGTCGTACGACCACGCCATTTTTCTGCTATGATCATCAAAATACCTCCAGCAATTAGGGCGTAGATCACCGTTTGGGTACTAAAGAGATTTTTATCGATCCAGTCTTCAAAGAGTACACCTAGAATACCAGCAGGTACTACTCCAATGATCATGTGTTTTAGGCTAAAATGTTCGCTTTCCCCTTGGCCTTCCATCTTATAAAGTCCAATTATACTGAGTAGGCGTTTCCACATCACGACGATGATCGCTAAGATCGATCCGAGTTGAACTACTACTTTAAAACTATTTGCAACGTCTTTTCCGTATAGTCCTGATGATTGGAGAAAGGTGTCATCCACGATAATCATGTGGCCTGTGGAGGAGACTGGGGCAAATTCTGTGATCCCTTCTACTATCCCAAGAATGAGGGCTACAAATATTGACCAACCTAGCATCATTTCACTCCTAACATATGTATCGCAAATCTTGTTCGGATTTGACTGTGTTTTATTGTAACATTTCATATAAGCTAGGGTAATTATGTTTTCGTGAACAATTCGTATGTTTATCGAAATCAACTGCAAGTGGAGAGATTTGAAATACTTCTCGTTTTCGGCAAGGATGAAAAGAATCTTACATTGAGTTTTATTCATAATAAACATAAAATAAAATAGAGTTTCTATACTAGGATCCGTTCTATCGAAACATACATATTGAAGGAGAAATCGTATGTCTAAAGAGATTGCAATCCAAAAGCTGGTGGAACAAATGAAAGTGGGTGAATTAATCCGGTTTCCCGCAGGAAAAGAGGAGGAGTTTATCGACGTGGAACGTGTCTTTCTCGATCGAGCTCCCGCTTGGGTAGTATATCATCAAGAAGGAAGAGAAATTATACGAGAAATTACGAAGATCGTTCAATTGGTATCAGAGCATTGGAGTCAAGATCTTCGAAAGGTGATAGCTCAGCGGTATTCGGATCTCTTGGAAATCATCGATCTGGGAGAATATTAAAAATGCCCTCTTGCATATAGGCAATGAGAGCATTTTTTCATATTAGGATTGATTGTTCACTAATTCTTGTCGAATCATAGCTTCAATCGTTTGTTTAGTTATTTCTTCACTACGTAATGTTTCTTCTGTTAACGTAAAGGAATGGGTTTGTTCTTTTTGTTGCAAGAAGCTGAGATAGCTAGAAGCATTTTTTTCTTTCCATACAATATCAAAAACCCCTTGAATCTCCTTCTGGTTCTTGTATTGTGAATAGTAGAAACTAATTTCTTCAAACTTGCCATAAAAATAAGTAGTCGGGCGATACTGGATCCATTGTGCAAACGATCCATCTTCGGAAGGAATAAGACCTTCACCGATTTGCTTAAAGCCGAGTTGTTTCATGGCAAGATAATAGTTTTCTAATTTTTTCGAAGGTCTTACTTTGAGGAAATCTCGATCATGTGCATCCATTGCGTGTTTAATCTCTAAGTTAGAAATAAAGAAATATTTCGTATTAACGGAAGAAGGTGGGAGGTCATCTGGACATTGAAATTGGAACGGGTATTTTCTGACCTCCCCAGAGTCTAATTCAAATTCGTCCTTACTAATATGGATAGTAGCGATTTTTTCTAGTATCGTACCTAGCGATTTTGCATGATGAGATTCCATCATAAAAAAGACAGACAGTCCCTCAATATCTTGTTCTGCTTTTCCACCTGTGATAAGAAAATGCCCCGTTACTATTTCGCCTGCATGTACTTCTGCTTGATCTAATTTCAGATCGATTCGAGCTGCTCCTAAACCGACAGGGGCTAACACTGTTTCAAACAAATTCACTCACCCTTATCTCAAGAAATAAACACATCTTATTATACACCCACTTTTTCTAGATGGAGAGATTGTTCTTAATAATTGGAAAAGGGAGTGTTATGGTTGGATATTCGGAAATGGATTCATCCACCAGAGCTTTGGCGGAGCTCCAATTGGAAAGATCGATATGAGACCAAAGTGTCTGAATGGATTATCCCATGGGATGGTAAAGTGTCTCTAGAAATAGGTATGATCGGAGTCCCATTGTCCAAAAGTTCCATTAGTGTTTCGAGTGCTTCTATGACTCCTAATGCTTTGCGAGAGCTATTTCCGAATGTGACAACGTATAATGTGGATCACGATGTAGATCTTCAAGAGCTTGTGATCCGTGATCTAGGTGATGTGAAGATGCACGTAACGGATATTAGACAATGCCACACCAATATCTATCATGCTCTGCAGACGCTTTATCAGGTTATGCCAAAGATTTTTCCCATTATCGTTGGTGGGGATCATTCTATTACTTTTCCATCGGTTCAAGCTTTTCGACAACGTTATTCGGGATCAGTAGGGATCATTCAACTCGACTCTCATATGGATGTGCGCAATCTGAATGATGGAGGTCCTACCAACGGGACGCCGATCCGCAGTTTATTAGAATCAGGAACCGTTACAGGAGAAAATATCGTTCAAATCGGATTACGTAGTTTTGCCAATTCCAAGGCGTACCGTGACTATGCGAAAACGGAAGGAATCCATCAATACACTCAGAGGGATCTCAATCTGAATGGAATTGACGCCTTGATTCAAAAAGCATTGGAGATCGCAGGTAAGAAAACAGAGGCTATCTATGTGACAGTTGATATGGATGTTTTGGATCAGGCATTCGCCCCAGGTGTTCCTGCAATGGTGCCAAATGGTATGACGGCACGTGAATTAGTCCAGGCAGTGTTCCTTCTAGGGCAACATCCCAAAGTAAAGGGATTCGATATAGTTTGTGTAGATCCTCTGCAAGATCCGAGACGGGCGACGGTACGATTGATGCTTCATGTCATCCTGCACTTTTTGACAGGTTACTACCTTCAGAAAAAAATGAAAGGGTGTAGTTAAGTGAATCAATCAAGAAAAGCAATTCGTGCATATCGTGGTCAGGAGTTACACACAAAAGGTTGGGAACAAGAGGCTGTTTTACGTATGTTGCAGAATAACCTAGATCCAGAGGTTGCGGAAAAGCCGGAGGAATTAGTTGTTTATGGTGGTATTGGAAAAGCAGCGAGAAACTGGGGTTGTTATGATCAGATTGTAGCAACACTTCGAGAGTTAGAGGCAGATGAGACTCTTTTGATTCAATCAGGAAAACCTGTCGGAGTATTTCGTACCCATCCAGCTGCGCCGAGGGTTCTTCTCTCCAACTCGGTGATTGTCCCTGCGTTTGCAAATTGGGATACCTTTCATGATCTAGATCAAAAAGGTTTGATGATGTATGGACAGATGACAGCAGGTAGCTGGATCTACATCGGGACTCAGGGAATTTTGCAAGGGACATATGAGACATTCGCAGAAGCAGCTAGACAACATTCAAAAGGATCGTTAAAGGGGACACTTACACTTACAGCTGGTTTAGGTGGGATGGGCGGTGCCCAACCACTGGCTGTCACGATGAATGAGGGTGTACTGATCGGGGTAGAAGTAGATCGCAAAAAGATTGAGCGCAGAATCGAAACGAAGTATTGTGATCTGCTGGTGGAGAGTTTGGAAGAGGCACTTTCCCTAGCTTTAGATGCCAAAGCGAAAGGAAAACCGCTTTCCATTGGTCTAGTAGGTAATGCTGCTGAAGTATTACCTGAGATGGTGCGTCGTGGTGTCATTCCAGATTTTGTGACTGATCAGACTTCTGCACATGATCCGCTCAATGGATATATTCCAGCAGGTTATACACTCAAAGAAGCAGATGTACTTCGTTCCACTGATCCGAAACGGTATGAGCGGCTTTCTAAGCAATCGATGGCAACCCATGTACAAGCAATGGTCGATTTTCAAAAATTAGGTGCTGTCGTCTTTGACTATGGAAACAATATCCGCCAAGTGGCATTGGATGAGGGAGTCCAAGAGGCATTTCGCATTCCAGGTTTTGTTCCTGCTTATATTCGACCACTCTTTTGTGAGGGGAAAGGCCCATTTCGCTGGGTTGCTCTCTCTGGAGATCCAGCAGATATTGAGCGAATAGATGAGTTAGCACTTGAACTATTCCCACATAATGAGAATTTACGCCGTTGGATCGAGATGGCAAGAGAAAAAGTAGCATTTCAAGGATTGCCCGCCCGAATCTGCTGGCTGGGATATGGAGAACGACTTCAAATGGGTCTAGCGATAAATGAAATGGTACGCACAGGCAAGATATCTGCTCCAATCGTCATCGGTCGCGACCATCTCGATTGTGGCTCTGTCGCTTCACCTAACAGGGAGACAGAGGCGATGAAGGATGGAAGCGATGTAGTAGGAGATTGGGCGATACTAAATGCTTTGATAAATACAGCATCAGGAGCTAGTTGGGTCTCTGTTCATCATGGTGGTGGTGTAGGGATGGGTTATTCGCTACATGCAGGGATGGTAGTCGTAGCAGATGGCTCCAAGCTAGCAGAAGAGCGTCTCACTCGTGTTTTGACTACCGATCCCGGCATGGGAATTTTACGCCATGCGGATGCTGGTTACGAAAAAGCCATTCAGACAGCGAAAGCTCGTGGGGTTCGAATTCCTATGATGCAAGGAGACGAGTAGAGAATGAAACAAATTGATTTATTCGTCCATAACATTGGATCGCTGATCACAATGAGAGGTTCACTGAAACCTAAAGTAGGCAAAGAAATGTCCGAGATCGAAATGATAGCAGGTGGTGCGATCGCAGTACATCAAGGACGTATAGCTGCAATTGGACCGGAAGAGGAAGTACGAGCACAAATTAAAGGTATACCTGTATTGCATGAATTAAATGCCAAAGGACGGCTTGTCACTCCGGGTCTTATTGATCCTCATACTCATCTTGTACATGGGGGATCTCGTGAACATGAGCTGGAGTGGAAACGACAAGGAGTACCTTATCTAGAAATTTTGGCAAAAGGTGGAGGAATCCACTATACGGTTGAGCAGACAAGGCTTGCAAGTGAAGAAGCATTATATCAAAAGGCGAAGAATAGTCTTGATTGGATGTTAAAGCATGGAACAACGACGATTGAGGCAAAAAGCGGATATGGTCTGGATACTCAGACAGAACTTAAGCAGTTGCGAGTAGCGAAAC is a genomic window containing:
- a CDS encoding undecaprenyl-diphosphate phosphatase, with protein sequence MLGWSIFVALILGIVEGITEFAPVSSTGHMIIVDDTFLQSSGLYGKDVANSFKVVVQLGSILAIIVVMWKRLLSIIGLYKMEGQGESEHFSLKHMIIGVVPAGILGVLFEDWIDKNLFSTQTVIYALIAGGILMIIAEKWRGRTTAASLDQLTVKQALGMGLFQCFSLWPGFSRSGATISGGIILGASHRTASEFSFLMALPIMMGASTLSLIKNWEFFTLDVLPFFITGFITSFIVALLCIKFFLNLIGKVKLIPFAIYRFIVAAILIVIYWETF
- a CDS encoding sporulation protein gives rise to the protein MFETVLAPVGLGAARIDLKLDQAEVHAGEIVTGHFLITGGKAEQDIEGLSVFFMMESHHAKSLGTILEKIATIHISKDEFELDSGEVRKYPFQFQCPDDLPPSSVNTKYFFISNLEIKHAMDAHDRDFLKVRPSKKLENYYLAMKQLGFKQIGEGLIPSEDGSFAQWIQYRPTTYFYGKFEEISFYYSQYKNQKEIQGVFDIVWKEKNASSYLSFLQQKEQTHSFTLTEETLRSEEITKQTIEAMIRQELVNNQS
- a CDS encoding agmatinase family protein, with protein sequence MDIRKWIHPPELWRSSNWKDRYETKVSEWIIPWDGKVSLEIGMIGVPLSKSSISVSSASMTPNALRELFPNVTTYNVDHDVDLQELVIRDLGDVKMHVTDIRQCHTNIYHALQTLYQVMPKIFPIIVGGDHSITFPSVQAFRQRYSGSVGIIQLDSHMDVRNLNDGGPTNGTPIRSLLESGTVTGENIVQIGLRSFANSKAYRDYAKTEGIHQYTQRDLNLNGIDALIQKALEIAGKKTEAIYVTVDMDVLDQAFAPGVPAMVPNGMTARELVQAVFLLGQHPKVKGFDIVCVDPLQDPRRATVRLMLHVILHFLTGYYLQKKMKGCS
- the hutU gene encoding urocanate hydratase, yielding MNQSRKAIRAYRGQELHTKGWEQEAVLRMLQNNLDPEVAEKPEELVVYGGIGKAARNWGCYDQIVATLRELEADETLLIQSGKPVGVFRTHPAAPRVLLSNSVIVPAFANWDTFHDLDQKGLMMYGQMTAGSWIYIGTQGILQGTYETFAEAARQHSKGSLKGTLTLTAGLGGMGGAQPLAVTMNEGVLIGVEVDRKKIERRIETKYCDLLVESLEEALSLALDAKAKGKPLSIGLVGNAAEVLPEMVRRGVIPDFVTDQTSAHDPLNGYIPAGYTLKEADVLRSTDPKRYERLSKQSMATHVQAMVDFQKLGAVVFDYGNNIRQVALDEGVQEAFRIPGFVPAYIRPLFCEGKGPFRWVALSGDPADIERIDELALELFPHNENLRRWIEMAREKVAFQGLPARICWLGYGERLQMGLAINEMVRTGKISAPIVIGRDHLDCGSVASPNRETEAMKDGSDVVGDWAILNALINTASGASWVSVHHGGGVGMGYSLHAGMVVVADGSKLAEERLTRVLTTDPGMGILRHADAGYEKAIQTAKARGVRIPMMQGDE